A single genomic interval of Helicoverpa armigera isolate CAAS_96S chromosome 13, ASM3070526v1, whole genome shotgun sequence harbors:
- the LOC110376875 gene encoding uncharacterized protein LOC110376875 → MKSYILVALLAALASCLDAAVLPTPINAPTVAGEVQPGDWVVLRAMFRTSGLPNESTTRNLRYSMSEKYQVNSVSIVEVGPPQGGAPAFVGGLGTNVIDVVLVSARGRGFEYNIELWGHDTTGADPGPNPPDVLITEL, encoded by the exons ATGAAGAGCTATATCCTGGTTGCACTGCTAGCGGCTCTGGCGAGCTGCCTGGATGCGGCGGTCCTACCGACGCCGATTAACGCTCCCACCGTCGCGGGCGAAGTCCAGCCGGGAGACTGGGTCGTGTTGAG AGCTATGTTCAGGACTTCAGGCCTTCCGAATGAATCGACCACCAGGAATTTGCGCTACTCGATGAGCGAAAAGTATCAGGTGAACTCTGTCTCCATCGTGGAGGTCGGTCCCCCACAGGGGGGAGCGCCGGCCTTCGTGGGGGGATTGGGGACCAACGTCATCGACGTCGTGCTGGTGTCCGCGCGGGGCAGGGGCTTCGAGTACAATATCGAGCTGTGGGGACACGACACCACCGGCGCCGACCCCGGACCCAACCCACCAGATGTCCTAATAACCGAACTGTAA
- the LOC126054491 gene encoding uncharacterized protein LOC126054491 gives MKSYILVALLAALASCLDAAVLPTPINAPTVAGEVQPGDWVLLRGWIRTAPSTSNQALDRRLRYTLSERYQVNAVSIVEVGPPQGGAPAFVGGLGTNVIDVVLVAARGRGFEYNIELWGHDTTGAYPGPNPPDVLITEL, from the exons ATGAAGAGCTATATCCTGGTTGCGCTGTTAGCGGCTCTGGCAAGCTGCCTGGACGCGGCGGTCCTACCGACGCCGATCAACGCACCCACCGTCGCGGGCGAAGTCCAGCCGGGAGACTGGGTCTTGTTGAG AGGTTGGATCAGGACTGCACCATCTACGAGCAATCAAGCACTCGACAGAAGGTTGCGCTACACGCTGAGCGAAAGGTACCAGGTGAACGCTGTCTCCATCGTGGAGGTCGGTCCCCCACAGGGGGGGGCGCCGGCCTTCGTGGGGGGATTGGGGACCAACGTCATCGACGTCGTGCTGGTGGCCGCGCGGGGCAGGGGCTTCGAGTACAACATCGAGCTGTGGGGACACGACACCACCGGCGCCTACCCCGGACCCAACCCACCAGATGTCCTAATAACCGAACTGTAA